One genomic segment of Drosophila melanogaster chromosome 3L includes these proteins:
- the nab gene encoding nab, isoform D, with translation MEASSNPTTPTTAVATTTSTSSPSPAASTSSKGHSQSATASASASATQSQLLTTSLEMPKTEDLYNLSVASGLSEGQRSLSGAPSASSSPIMSPQGKIFGRNANGTMITTSRPGNEAEVQLYRVLQRASLLAYYDTLLEMGGDDVQQLYDAGEEEFLEIMALVGMASKPLHVRRLQKALHEWANNPGLFQGPMMPHLGLCETPPKPALIFNPDTTPALPRQKFPSFNPSGSSFMPSPVPPAPLPASASVPAPTVPLATQISCPSAPSVPLPLVLPPNPLTSSPHPSANSNLPANTAHQVSSSSPQLTPVLTEAQIQRITMCADKIGRQLPQREPRAQTTRKRTTRELEQVIAMGEQDPRRMDEIRKYSAIYGRFDCKRRPEKPLTLHEVCVNEAAAQLCRNPQTIWLLTRRDELFPLARQIVKDAGFGHSASIARYGGLLTQLPSQGAGLGGGRAPGDTDCESSDAAVPSKRQRLSSTEAAQLPLDLNREAVEDSRYNLFAMYQKFAKPPFDLSEIAKFSVSKAADYEDNDSRFSFSNSSSPTMPVNAMQWNGR, from the exons ATGGAGGCGAGCTCGAATCCCACAACACCCACGACGGCGGTGGCCAccaccacatccacatccagtCCATCGCCAGCTgccagcaccagcagcaaagGACACAGCCAATCCGCAACAGCATCTGCATCCGCCTCCGCCACACAGTCACAGCTGCTGACCACCAGTCTGGAAATGCCCAAGACGGAGGATCTGTACAATCTGTCCGTAGCCAGCGGACTATCCGAGGGACAGAGATCGCTCTCGGGCGCTCCGTCGGCCTCCTCCAGTCCCATTATGAGTCCGCAGGGCAAGATCTTTGGAAGGAATGCGAATGGAACAA TGATCACCACATCGCGACCGGGCAACGAGGCGGAGGTGCAGCTGTACCGGGTACTCCAGAGGGCCAGTCTGTTGGCCTACTACGACACCCTGCTGGAAATGGGCGGTGATGATGTGCAGCAGTTGTACGACGCCGGCGAGGAGGAGTTCCTCGAGATCATGGCCCTGGTCGGCATGGCTTCCAAGCCACTTCACGTCCGCCGGCTGCAGAAGGCGCTGCACGAGTGGGCCAACAATCCGGGTCTCTTCCAGGGACCCATGATGCCGCATCTGG GTCTCTGCGAAACGCCACCGAAACCGGCATTGATCTTCAATCCGGACACCACGCCCGCTCTGCCCCGCCAGAAATTTCCCTCGTTCAATCCCTCGGGTTCCTCCTTTATGCCCTCGCCGGTTCCCCCAGCTCCACTGCCCGCTTCCGCCTCGGTTCCCGCTCCCACTGTCCCCTTGGCTACCCAGATCAGCTGTCCCTCAGCTCCTTCGGTGCCCTTGCCGCTGGTACTGCCCCCCAACCCGCTGACCAGCAGTCCGCATCCCTCGGCGAACAGTAACCTTCCGGCGAACACCGCCCACCAGGTCTCCTCCAGTTCGCCCCAGCTCACACCTGTTCTGACCGAAGCGCAGATCCAGCGGATAACCATGTGTGCTGATAAGATTGGCAGGCAACTGCCCCAGAGGGAACCGCGCGCCCAGACCACCAGGAAGCGAACCACCCGGGAACTGGAGCAGGTTATCGCCATGGGGGAACAGGATCCGCGGCGCATGGACGAGATCCGTAAGTACTCGGCCATCTACGGCCGTTTCGATTGCAAAAGGCGGCCGGAGAAGCCGCTGACCTTGCACGAGGTGTGCGTCAATGAGGCGGCGGCCCAGCTGTGTCGGAATCCCCAGACCATCTGGCTGCTGACCCGCCGGGATGAGCTGTTCCCCCTGGCACGGCAGATTGTCAAGGATGCCGGGTTCGGCCACTCGGCCAGCATTGCCCGGTACGGTGGTCTGCTCACCCAGCTGCCGTCGCAGGGAGCGGGATTGGGCGGAGGACGGGCTCCTGGCGACACGGACTGCGAGTCCAGTGACGCCGCCGTGCCCTCCAAGCGACAGCGACTCTCCTCTACGGAGGCTGCGCAGCTGCCGCTCGACTTGAATCGG gaaGCTGTCGAGGATTCGCGCTACAATCTGTTCGCCATGTACCAAAAGTTTGCCAAGCCGCCATTTGATCTGTCGGAAATTGCCAAGTTCTC aGTCAGCAAGGCGGCTGATTATGAGGACAACGATTCGCGCTTCTCGTTCAGCAACTCAAGCTCGCCGACCATGCCAGTGA ACGCCATGCAATGGAATGGAAGGTGA
- the nab gene encoding nab, isoform B: MEASSNPTTPTTAVATTTSTSSPSPAASTSSKGHSQSATASASASATQSQLLTTSLEMPKTEDLYNLSVASGLSEGQRSLSGAPSASSSPIMSPQGKIFGRNANGTMITTSRPGNEAEVQLYRVLQRASLLAYYDTLLEMGGDDVQQLYDAGEEEFLEIMALVGMASKPLHVRRLQKALHEWANNPGLFQGPMMPHLGLCETPPKPALIFNPDTTPALPRQKFPSFNPSGSSFMPSPVPPAPLPASASVPAPTVPLATQISCPSAPSVPLPLVLPPNPLTSSPHPSANSNLPANTAHQVSSSSPQLTPVLTEAQIQRITMCADKIGRQLPQREPRAQTTRKRTTRELEQVIAMGEQDPRRMDEIRKYSAIYGRFDCKRRPEKPLTLHEVCVNEAAAQLCRNPQTIWLLTRRDELFPLARQIVKDAGFGHSASIARYGGLLTQLPSQGAGLGGGRAPGDTDCESSDAAVPSKRQRLSSTEAAQLPLDLNREAVEDSRYNLFAMYQKFAKPPFDLSEIAKFSVSKAADYEDNDSRFSFSNSSSPTMPVSMCWSSTRAFRYPGKAEE; encoded by the exons ATGGAGGCGAGCTCGAATCCCACAACACCCACGACGGCGGTGGCCAccaccacatccacatccagtCCATCGCCAGCTgccagcaccagcagcaaagGACACAGCCAATCCGCAACAGCATCTGCATCCGCCTCCGCCACACAGTCACAGCTGCTGACCACCAGTCTGGAAATGCCCAAGACGGAGGATCTGTACAATCTGTCCGTAGCCAGCGGACTATCCGAGGGACAGAGATCGCTCTCGGGCGCTCCGTCGGCCTCCTCCAGTCCCATTATGAGTCCGCAGGGCAAGATCTTTGGAAGGAATGCGAATGGAACAA TGATCACCACATCGCGACCGGGCAACGAGGCGGAGGTGCAGCTGTACCGGGTACTCCAGAGGGCCAGTCTGTTGGCCTACTACGACACCCTGCTGGAAATGGGCGGTGATGATGTGCAGCAGTTGTACGACGCCGGCGAGGAGGAGTTCCTCGAGATCATGGCCCTGGTCGGCATGGCTTCCAAGCCACTTCACGTCCGCCGGCTGCAGAAGGCGCTGCACGAGTGGGCCAACAATCCGGGTCTCTTCCAGGGACCCATGATGCCGCATCTGG GTCTCTGCGAAACGCCACCGAAACCGGCATTGATCTTCAATCCGGACACCACGCCCGCTCTGCCCCGCCAGAAATTTCCCTCGTTCAATCCCTCGGGTTCCTCCTTTATGCCCTCGCCGGTTCCCCCAGCTCCACTGCCCGCTTCCGCCTCGGTTCCCGCTCCCACTGTCCCCTTGGCTACCCAGATCAGCTGTCCCTCAGCTCCTTCGGTGCCCTTGCCGCTGGTACTGCCCCCCAACCCGCTGACCAGCAGTCCGCATCCCTCGGCGAACAGTAACCTTCCGGCGAACACCGCCCACCAGGTCTCCTCCAGTTCGCCCCAGCTCACACCTGTTCTGACCGAAGCGCAGATCCAGCGGATAACCATGTGTGCTGATAAGATTGGCAGGCAACTGCCCCAGAGGGAACCGCGCGCCCAGACCACCAGGAAGCGAACCACCCGGGAACTGGAGCAGGTTATCGCCATGGGGGAACAGGATCCGCGGCGCATGGACGAGATCCGTAAGTACTCGGCCATCTACGGCCGTTTCGATTGCAAAAGGCGGCCGGAGAAGCCGCTGACCTTGCACGAGGTGTGCGTCAATGAGGCGGCGGCCCAGCTGTGTCGGAATCCCCAGACCATCTGGCTGCTGACCCGCCGGGATGAGCTGTTCCCCCTGGCACGGCAGATTGTCAAGGATGCCGGGTTCGGCCACTCGGCCAGCATTGCCCGGTACGGTGGTCTGCTCACCCAGCTGCCGTCGCAGGGAGCGGGATTGGGCGGAGGACGGGCTCCTGGCGACACGGACTGCGAGTCCAGTGACGCCGCCGTGCCCTCCAAGCGACAGCGACTCTCCTCTACGGAGGCTGCGCAGCTGCCGCTCGACTTGAATCGG gaaGCTGTCGAGGATTCGCGCTACAATCTGTTCGCCATGTACCAAAAGTTTGCCAAGCCGCCATTTGATCTGTCGGAAATTGCCAAGTTCTC aGTCAGCAAGGCGGCTGATTATGAGGACAACGATTCGCGCTTCTCGTTCAGCAACTCAAGCTCGCCGACCATGCCAGTGAGTATGTGTTGGAGCTCTACGAGGGCATTCCGTTACCCGGGAAAGGCCGAAGAATAA
- the nab gene encoding nab, isoform C has protein sequence MEASSNPTTPTTAVATTTSTSSPSPAASTSSKGHSQSATASASASATQSQLLTTSLEMPKTEDLYNLSVASGLSEGQRSLSGAPSASSSPIMSPQGKIFGRNANGTMITTSRPGNEAEVQLYRVLQRASLLAYYDTLLEMGGDDVQQLYDAGEEEFLEIMALVGMASKPLHVRRLQKALHEWANNPGLFQGPMMPHLGLCETPPKPALIFNPDTTPALPRQKFPSFNPSGSSFMPSPVPPAPLPASASVPAPTVPLATQISCPSAPSVPLPLVLPPNPLTSSPHPSANSNLPANTAHQVSSSSPQLTPVLTEAQIQRITMCADKIGRQLPQREPRAQTTRKRTTRELEQVIAMGEQDPRRMDEIRKYSAIYGRFDCKRRPEKPLTLHEVCVNEAAAQLCRNPQTIWLLTRRDELFPLARQIVKDAGFGHSASIARYGGLLTQLPSQGAGLGGGRAPGDTDCESSDAAVPSKRQRLSSTEAAQLPLDLNREAVEDSRYNLFAMYQKFAKPPFDLSEIAKFSVSKAADYEDNDSRFSFSNSSSPTMPTPCNGMEGERSPVSRQMETSSPPRESVDLSGTSSGAALSGVQVISAAGDNIIAVANPALALSPALNEVLALKRSAASPET, from the exons ATGGAGGCGAGCTCGAATCCCACAACACCCACGACGGCGGTGGCCAccaccacatccacatccagtCCATCGCCAGCTgccagcaccagcagcaaagGACACAGCCAATCCGCAACAGCATCTGCATCCGCCTCCGCCACACAGTCACAGCTGCTGACCACCAGTCTGGAAATGCCCAAGACGGAGGATCTGTACAATCTGTCCGTAGCCAGCGGACTATCCGAGGGACAGAGATCGCTCTCGGGCGCTCCGTCGGCCTCCTCCAGTCCCATTATGAGTCCGCAGGGCAAGATCTTTGGAAGGAATGCGAATGGAACAA TGATCACCACATCGCGACCGGGCAACGAGGCGGAGGTGCAGCTGTACCGGGTACTCCAGAGGGCCAGTCTGTTGGCCTACTACGACACCCTGCTGGAAATGGGCGGTGATGATGTGCAGCAGTTGTACGACGCCGGCGAGGAGGAGTTCCTCGAGATCATGGCCCTGGTCGGCATGGCTTCCAAGCCACTTCACGTCCGCCGGCTGCAGAAGGCGCTGCACGAGTGGGCCAACAATCCGGGTCTCTTCCAGGGACCCATGATGCCGCATCTGG GTCTCTGCGAAACGCCACCGAAACCGGCATTGATCTTCAATCCGGACACCACGCCCGCTCTGCCCCGCCAGAAATTTCCCTCGTTCAATCCCTCGGGTTCCTCCTTTATGCCCTCGCCGGTTCCCCCAGCTCCACTGCCCGCTTCCGCCTCGGTTCCCGCTCCCACTGTCCCCTTGGCTACCCAGATCAGCTGTCCCTCAGCTCCTTCGGTGCCCTTGCCGCTGGTACTGCCCCCCAACCCGCTGACCAGCAGTCCGCATCCCTCGGCGAACAGTAACCTTCCGGCGAACACCGCCCACCAGGTCTCCTCCAGTTCGCCCCAGCTCACACCTGTTCTGACCGAAGCGCAGATCCAGCGGATAACCATGTGTGCTGATAAGATTGGCAGGCAACTGCCCCAGAGGGAACCGCGCGCCCAGACCACCAGGAAGCGAACCACCCGGGAACTGGAGCAGGTTATCGCCATGGGGGAACAGGATCCGCGGCGCATGGACGAGATCCGTAAGTACTCGGCCATCTACGGCCGTTTCGATTGCAAAAGGCGGCCGGAGAAGCCGCTGACCTTGCACGAGGTGTGCGTCAATGAGGCGGCGGCCCAGCTGTGTCGGAATCCCCAGACCATCTGGCTGCTGACCCGCCGGGATGAGCTGTTCCCCCTGGCACGGCAGATTGTCAAGGATGCCGGGTTCGGCCACTCGGCCAGCATTGCCCGGTACGGTGGTCTGCTCACCCAGCTGCCGTCGCAGGGAGCGGGATTGGGCGGAGGACGGGCTCCTGGCGACACGGACTGCGAGTCCAGTGACGCCGCCGTGCCCTCCAAGCGACAGCGACTCTCCTCTACGGAGGCTGCGCAGCTGCCGCTCGACTTGAATCGG gaaGCTGTCGAGGATTCGCGCTACAATCTGTTCGCCATGTACCAAAAGTTTGCCAAGCCGCCATTTGATCTGTCGGAAATTGCCAAGTTCTC aGTCAGCAAGGCGGCTGATTATGAGGACAACGATTCGCGCTTCTCGTTCAGCAACTCAAGCTCGCCGACCATGCCA ACGCCATGCAATGGAATGGAAGGTGAGCGATCGCCCGTCTCTCGCCAGATGGAGACATCGTCGCCGCCACGGGAATCAGTGGATCTGAGTGGCACATCCTCGGGCGCAGCTCTAAGTGGAGTCCAGGTCATCTCCGCGGCGGGGGACAACATTATCGCGGTGGCCAATCCCGCCCTGGCACTCAGTCCCGCTTTGAACGAGGTGCTCGCGCTCAAGAGGAGTGCTGCTTCACCAGAGACTTAG